A DNA window from Gigantopelta aegis isolate Gae_Host chromosome 4, Gae_host_genome, whole genome shotgun sequence contains the following coding sequences:
- the LOC121372174 gene encoding E3 ubiquitin-protein ligase ARIH1-like, producing MSDQLSNIFNVFVKGIEGKTRTLQIHTDASIDELMNKISKINGIPIKDQRILYTRFQLEYGCDKYLSDYKMQNNSTVYVVLRLLGGSDIEGSTWTKKLDEDVTLTDAPDMITWDDDPNSQRAKMPCGHAIGPESLTAYCRSLLDVEKFQFVCPYVGNDGSCGKEWPYFIVRRLAVLREEEKITFERKICENYMRKAHGIQNCPKCHSLCERVKSTDRRIVCSLCSKNGPKYEFCWFCLLPWTGSGTNDCGNHECTGKDPRLKILRDAPKKCIIGVANCPSLRACPSCGMLIEHTDACKHMKCSCDQRFCFICLKKADGGRYQCGSYNTPCSVAAVQKAIPGC from the exons ATGTCAGACCAGCTGTCAAACATATTCAATGTCTTTGTGAAGGGAATAGAAGGAAAAACCAGAACTTTACAAATACACACG GACGCCTCTATAGACGAACTGATGAACAAGATATCGAAGATCAATGGAATTCCCATAAAAGACCAGCGTATTCTGTATACGA GGTTCCAGCTGGAATATGGCTGTGACAAGTATTTGTCAGACTACAAGATGCAAAACAATTCTACAGTCTATGTAGTGTTACGACTTTTGGGAGGGTCAGACATTGAAGGCTCAACTTGGACTAAGAAACTGGACGAGGATGTTACCCTTACGGACGCGCCTGACATGATCACCTGGGATGATGATCCAAACAGCCAACGGGCAAAGATGCCGTGTGGCCATGCCATTg GGCCAGAATCCTTAACTGCATATTGTCGAAGTCTGCTGGATGTCGAGAAGTTCCAGTTCGTCTGTCCGTATGTAGGCAATGATGGATCCTGCGGCAAAGAGTGGCCATACTTTATTGTCCGTCGACTTGCAGTTttaagagaagaagaaaaaatcacGTTTGAAAGAAAAATATGTGAAAACTATATGCGTAAAGCACATGGTATTCAGAACTGTCCCAAATGTCACTCCCTTTGCGAAAGGGTTAAGAGCACAGATCGCCGTATCGTGTGTTCGCTGTGCTCCAAGAATGGGCCTAAGTATGAATTCTGTTGGTTCTGTCTTCTTCCTTGGACCGGAAGTGGAACGAACGACTGCGGAAACCATGAATGCACGGGAAAAGACCCACGGTTAAAGATCCTTCGTGATGCGCCCAAGAAATGTATCATTGGCGTTGCCAATTGCCCGTCACTGCGAGCGTGCCCTTCTTGCGGAATGCTCATAGAACACACCGACGCCTGCAAACACATGAAGTGTTCCTGTGACCAGAGGTTCTGCTTCATCTGTCTGAAGAAGGCTGATGGTGGTCGCTATCAGTGTGGGTCCTACAACACCCCGTGTTCTGTCGCTGCAGTCCAAAAGGCTATTCCTGGTTGTTGA